In Oncorhynchus gorbuscha isolate QuinsamMale2020 ecotype Even-year linkage group LG08, OgorEven_v1.0, whole genome shotgun sequence, one genomic interval encodes:
- the LOC124042211 gene encoding 60S ribosomal protein L37a: protein MAKRTKKVGIVGKYGTRYGASLRKMVKKIEISQHAKYTCSFCGKTKMKRRAVGIWHCGSCMKTVAGGAWTYNTTSAVTVKSAIRRLKELKDQ, encoded by the exons ATG GCTAAGCGCACCAAGAAGGTGGGGATTGTGGGTAAATATGGCACGCGTTACGGCGCGTCGCTCAGGAAGATGGTGAAGAAGATTGAGATCAGCCAGCACGCCAAGTACACCTGCTCCTTCTGTGGCAAG ACGAAGATGAAGAGGAGGGCTGTTGGTATCTGGCACTGTGGGTCCTGCATGAAGACTGTTGCTGGAGGTGCCTGGACATACAA CACGACGTCTGCAGTCACAGTGAAGTCGGCCATCAGGAGACTGAAGGAGCTGAAGGACCAGTAG
- the cfap410 gene encoding cilia and flagella associated protein 410 isoform X1, whose translation MKLTRKLVLAKAKASDLDSVKKLNCWGCNLTDISIFTQIPHIEVLTLSVNSILSLSSLSGCVCLSELYLRRNLIPSLSELSHLRPLTRLRVLWLAENPCCGTVPSQYRLNVLRCLPRLHKLDNQVVTEEELVFALNEGEEITPPAATQKQFSTSGQPENVSSTNGQTEAESENDPLNYSMEETNKIREQLGMKPIPRDKFSSPSPRPAARKSHTLEAVLMLLKDLEEEELRIVHTATQNRQLRSHTHPKLTHTLQGDGTIDTHTPQGDRTIDTHTLTNSRERTTDIEH comes from the exons ATGAAGCTAACACGGAAGTTGGTCCTGGCCAAAGCCAAGGCCTCGGATCTGGACAGTGTGAAGAAACTCAACTGCTG GGGCTGCAACTTGACAGAC atctCCATATTTACCCAGATACCCCACATCGAGGTCCTGACTCTCAG tgtgaACTCCATCTTGTCCCTGTCATCTCTGTCgggctgtgtgtgtctgagtgagttGTACCTCAGACGGAAcctcatcccttctctctcagAGCTCTCCCATCTCCGCCCCCTCACACGCCTACGAGTGCTCTGGTTGGCTGAGAACCCCTGCTGCGGAACAGTCCCCAGCCAATACCGTCTCAACGTGCTGCGATGCCTGCCACGCCTACACAAACTGGACAACCAGG tggtGACAGAGGAGGAGCTTGTTTTCGCTCTaaacgagggagaggagataacacCCCCTGCCGCCACCCAGAAGCAGTTCTCAACCAGTGGCCAGCCAGAGAACGTCAGCTCCACCAATGGACAGACAGAGGCGGAATCAGAGAACGACCCCCTAAACTAcagtatggaggagaccaa TAAGATCCGGGAACAGTTGGGGATGAAGCCTATTCCTCGAGACAagttctcctccccatcacctcgACCTGCAGCTAGGAAG tcCCACACTCTGGAGGCGGTGCTTATGCTGTTGAAAGatctggaggaggaggagctacGCATCGTTCACACGGCAACCCAGAACAGACAGCTtcgatcacacacacaccccaagctcacacacacactgcagggagATGGAAccatcgacacacacacaccgcagggAGATAGAAccatcgacacacacacactgacaaactcCAGAGAGAGAACGACCGACATCGAGCACTGA
- the cfap410 gene encoding cilia and flagella associated protein 410 isoform X2, producing MKLTRKLVLAKAKASDLDSVKKLNCWGCNLTDISIFTQIPHIEVLTLSVNSILSLSSLSGCVCLSELYLRRNLIPSLSELSHLRPLTRLRVLWLAENPCCGTVPSQYRLNVLRCLPRLHKLDNQVVTEEELVFALNEGEEITPPAATQKQFSTSGQPENVSSTNGQTEAESENDPLNYSMEETNKIREQLGMKPIPRDKFSSPSPRPAARKSHTLEAVLMLLKDLEEEELRIVHTATQNRQLRSHTHPKLTHTLQGDGTIDTHTPQGDRTIDIEH from the exons ATGAAGCTAACACGGAAGTTGGTCCTGGCCAAAGCCAAGGCCTCGGATCTGGACAGTGTGAAGAAACTCAACTGCTG GGGCTGCAACTTGACAGAC atctCCATATTTACCCAGATACCCCACATCGAGGTCCTGACTCTCAG tgtgaACTCCATCTTGTCCCTGTCATCTCTGTCgggctgtgtgtgtctgagtgagttGTACCTCAGACGGAAcctcatcccttctctctcagAGCTCTCCCATCTCCGCCCCCTCACACGCCTACGAGTGCTCTGGTTGGCTGAGAACCCCTGCTGCGGAACAGTCCCCAGCCAATACCGTCTCAACGTGCTGCGATGCCTGCCACGCCTACACAAACTGGACAACCAGG tggtGACAGAGGAGGAGCTTGTTTTCGCTCTaaacgagggagaggagataacacCCCCTGCCGCCACCCAGAAGCAGTTCTCAACCAGTGGCCAGCCAGAGAACGTCAGCTCCACCAATGGACAGACAGAGGCGGAATCAGAGAACGACCCCCTAAACTAcagtatggaggagaccaa TAAGATCCGGGAACAGTTGGGGATGAAGCCTATTCCTCGAGACAagttctcctccccatcacctcgACCTGCAGCTAGGAAG tcCCACACTCTGGAGGCGGTGCTTATGCTGTTGAAAGatctggaggaggaggagctacGCATCGTTCACACGGCAACCCAGAACAGACAGCTtcgatcacacacacaccccaagctcacacacacactgcagggagATGGAAccatcgacacacacacaccgcagggAGATAGAAccat CGACATCGAGCACTGA